One genomic region from Balneola sp. encodes:
- a CDS encoding glucose/galactose MFS transporter, which translates to MSQKTNYRPAFIVVTTLFFMWGFITVLVDALIPRLRDVFELSYFEAGLVQFAFFTAYFVFSIPGGYLISKIGYKKGAVVGLITMGAACLLFYPAASFRLFPIFLLALFVLAGGITILQVAANPYVAALGPDRTSSSRLNLAQAFNSLGTTIAPLVSAAFILSSSVASSAEVSAMGQAQQLAYYEAEAAAVQGPFVILAIVLIILAGLFSVFKLPKILEGDDNKSGSYSVALKTKHLMLGALGIFVYVGAEVTIGSYLVNYFLQLDIETLVEGSAVMSSIAAGLSTVFSDTSIQDMNASQLAGTYVFFYWGGAMVGRFIGAGLMQKLNAGNLLGIYGLVNVSLILISMFSGGLTAMWTILAVGLFNSIMFPTIFTLAIKKLGKHTAQGSGILCTAIVGGAIIPPFYGFLADSIGLQMGLFLPILCYLYISWYGKKGSKIELEQAPAA; encoded by the coding sequence ATGTCGCAGAAAACTAATTACCGCCCGGCTTTTATTGTTGTAACTACCCTCTTTTTTATGTGGGGATTTATCACCGTTTTGGTTGATGCTCTCATCCCAAGGCTCCGAGATGTTTTTGAACTTTCCTACTTTGAAGCCGGTCTTGTTCAGTTTGCTTTCTTTACCGCTTATTTTGTGTTCTCTATTCCCGGCGGATATCTCATTTCTAAAATTGGATATAAAAAAGGTGCTGTTGTTGGGTTGATCACCATGGGTGCCGCTTGTTTGCTCTTCTACCCTGCTGCTTCGTTCAGATTATTCCCAATCTTCCTGCTGGCATTATTTGTACTTGCCGGAGGTATCACCATTCTGCAGGTAGCCGCAAATCCTTATGTAGCAGCTTTAGGACCGGATCGAACTTCTTCGAGTCGTTTGAATCTTGCTCAGGCATTTAACTCACTAGGAACTACCATTGCTCCTCTTGTGAGTGCTGCATTTATTCTGAGCAGCTCTGTGGCTTCATCTGCAGAAGTGAGTGCGATGGGTCAGGCCCAACAGTTGGCATATTACGAAGCGGAGGCTGCGGCCGTACAGGGACCATTTGTGATATTGGCTATCGTGCTTATTATCCTTGCAGGATTATTTTCAGTTTTTAAGCTTCCTAAGATTCTTGAAGGAGATGACAATAAGAGTGGAAGCTATTCAGTGGCACTGAAAACAAAGCACCTCATGCTGGGAGCACTCGGTATTTTTGTATATGTGGGTGCTGAAGTAACCATCGGCAGTTATCTTGTTAACTACTTCTTACAACTTGATATTGAGACGCTGGTGGAAGGCAGTGCAGTTATGTCGTCGATAGCAGCAGGTTTATCCACTGTTTTCTCTGATACCAGTATTCAGGATATGAATGCTTCACAACTTGCCGGTACTTATGTGTTCTTTTATTGGGGAGGTGCTATGGTTGGCCGATTTATTGGAGCCGGCCTGATGCAAAAACTTAATGCCGGAAATTTGCTGGGTATCTATGGACTTGTAAATGTCAGTTTAATACTCATAAGTATGTTTAGTGGTGGGTTAACAGCAATGTGGACAATATTAGCTGTTGGTTTATTTAATTCTATCATGTTCCCAACCATATTTACACTGGCTATCAAAAAACTTGGAAAACACACTGCTCAGGGATCCGGAATACTATGTACAGCCATTGTGGGTGGAGCTATCATACCTCCATTCTATGGATTCCTTGCTGATTCTATCGGCCTACAGATGGGGCTTTTCCTTCCAATTCTTTGCTACCTATACATTTCCTGGTATGGTAAAAAAGGTTCAAAAATTGAGTTAGAACAAGCACCAGCAGCCTGA
- a CDS encoding phenylalanine--tRNA ligase subunit beta, which yields MKVSYNWLKEIIDLPLSPEDTAEKLTLIGLEVEEIESFGSSLEGVIVGEVLEVRAHPNADRLQICDVNLGEEQTQIVCGAKNVAKGQKVPVATVGSTLPIKLDDGSFLKIKKAKLRGEVSEGMICAEDEIGLGTDHDGIMVLDDDLKVGIPISEVFDLYEDTIIDIAITPNRPDATCHLGVARDLAAALNLDLRKPEVNSGKSVQDSDDITIKIENAEKCHRYVGKMVKGVEIKESPNWLRNKLKAIGVRPVNNVVDVTNYVMYELGQPLHAFDYSTIRGKEIIVKDFDQEVEFETLDHVKRKCTPGTLFICDGEGPVAIAGVMGGVDSEVNDDTTDILIESAYFDPGSIRRTAKEQTLQTDASYRFERGIDPNLQALAAERAADLIAEVAGGKISDETVDIHPTKTETHQLTLRKSYTNRLLGTYFDISTIANILDGLELKEIKRDEETITLEIPTFRPDLEREVDLIEEVGRLFDYNKIPAPKHGIYVSSEPINEWEELNQKIRTTAQQLGLREIYSNSLISEKEASHFGELDDMIAALNPLNKDMITLRPSLLHGFLKSASYNFNRKRSGVRFFELGHVFEADEEGSYYEGIKEEVHVLFGLAGLKNQDTWSEEATSYTIFDLKALVHAFFTKLNLIEHLSSKAQDENTLGYFWGDKKIGSLFVPAEDLKKAYDFEQDAYVAELSVTAISEALAVIPQNTFKSVPKFPAFEFDFAVIVSQSVTAGELMEVIEDKAGDQLESIDIFDVFEGDSIGEGNKSLAFRLNFLDPNKTLNIKEVEPIIQRIVKSLEKDFSAKLRG from the coding sequence ATGAAAGTATCGTACAACTGGCTTAAAGAAATTATTGATCTTCCCCTCTCTCCGGAAGATACCGCAGAAAAACTCACTCTTATTGGGCTTGAAGTTGAAGAGATTGAATCCTTTGGCAGCTCTTTGGAAGGCGTCATCGTTGGAGAAGTACTTGAAGTTCGGGCACACCCCAACGCTGACCGACTTCAGATCTGTGACGTAAATCTTGGTGAAGAACAAACTCAAATTGTGTGTGGTGCCAAGAATGTTGCTAAGGGACAAAAAGTACCTGTTGCGACTGTAGGCTCTACCCTGCCTATTAAACTGGATGATGGTAGCTTTCTAAAGATCAAAAAGGCCAAACTTCGAGGAGAAGTTTCTGAGGGGATGATTTGTGCCGAAGATGAAATCGGTCTTGGTACCGATCATGATGGGATCATGGTACTTGATGATGACCTTAAAGTCGGCATTCCTATTTCGGAAGTATTCGACCTCTATGAAGATACCATTATTGATATCGCTATTACCCCAAACCGCCCGGATGCAACCTGCCATTTAGGAGTTGCCCGTGATTTAGCGGCTGCACTGAATCTAGATTTAAGAAAGCCTGAAGTAAATTCCGGAAAGTCTGTTCAGGACTCTGATGATATCACCATAAAAATAGAAAACGCTGAAAAGTGCCACCGCTATGTCGGCAAGATGGTCAAAGGTGTTGAAATCAAAGAATCACCAAACTGGCTCCGAAATAAATTAAAGGCTATTGGTGTTCGTCCAGTAAACAACGTGGTGGATGTGACTAATTACGTGATGTATGAATTAGGCCAACCGCTTCATGCTTTTGACTATTCTACAATCCGTGGAAAAGAAATTATAGTAAAAGACTTTGACCAAGAAGTAGAATTCGAAACACTGGATCACGTTAAAAGAAAATGTACTCCCGGCACCTTGTTTATCTGTGATGGTGAAGGTCCAGTAGCTATAGCCGGCGTTATGGGTGGTGTTGATTCTGAAGTGAATGACGACACTACTGATATCTTAATTGAAAGCGCCTACTTCGACCCTGGCTCTATCCGAAGAACGGCTAAAGAACAAACATTACAGACTGATGCCTCTTACCGTTTTGAGCGAGGTATAGATCCTAATCTGCAGGCTCTGGCAGCAGAAAGAGCAGCTGACTTAATCGCGGAAGTTGCAGGTGGAAAAATCTCTGATGAGACGGTTGATATCCATCCAACAAAAACCGAAACTCACCAGCTGACTCTTAGAAAAAGCTATACTAATCGGCTTCTAGGCACATATTTTGACATCTCAACCATTGCAAATATTTTGGATGGTTTGGAGCTTAAAGAAATAAAAAGAGACGAAGAAACAATAACTCTTGAAATCCCAACATTCCGACCTGATCTGGAACGAGAGGTTGATTTGATTGAGGAAGTTGGACGACTCTTTGACTACAATAAAATTCCTGCACCTAAGCATGGTATTTATGTTTCTTCAGAACCCATTAATGAATGGGAGGAGTTAAATCAAAAGATCAGGACAACAGCTCAGCAATTGGGTCTGCGAGAAATTTACTCCAATTCACTGATCTCCGAAAAAGAAGCCTCGCATTTTGGTGAACTGGATGATATGATTGCCGCTCTCAATCCTCTAAATAAGGATATGATCACTTTGCGTCCTTCCCTCCTGCATGGTTTCTTGAAGTCTGCTTCTTACAACTTCAACCGAAAAAGATCCGGTGTTCGGTTTTTTGAGCTGGGTCATGTATTCGAAGCTGATGAAGAAGGATCGTATTACGAAGGCATTAAAGAAGAAGTACACGTTTTATTCGGATTGGCTGGACTTAAAAATCAGGATACCTGGTCTGAAGAAGCAACATCATATACCATTTTTGACCTCAAAGCTTTGGTGCATGCTTTCTTTACCAAGCTCAACCTGATTGAGCACTTATCTTCAAAAGCTCAAGATGAAAATACGCTTGGTTATTTTTGGGGAGACAAGAAAATCGGCTCTCTCTTTGTACCCGCCGAAGACTTGAAAAAAGCCTATGATTTTGAGCAGGATGCTTACGTTGCCGAACTTTCAGTTACTGCTATATCCGAAGCTTTAGCCGTTATTCCTCAGAATACATTTAAGTCTGTTCCCAAATTTCCCGCGTTTGAATTCGACTTTGCAGTCATAGTTTCTCAGTCAGTTACAGCCGGAGAGCTGATGGAAGTAATTGAAGACAAAGCCGGTGATCAGCTAGAAAGCATTGATATTTTTGACGTTTTCGAAGGTGATTCAATTGGGGAAGGAAACAAAAGTCTGGCATTTAGGTTAAACTTTCTGGACCCGAACAAGACCTTGAATATCAAAGAAGTAGAACCTATTATTCAGAGAATTGTTAAATCTTTGGAAAAAGATTTCTCAGCCAAACTGAGAGGGTAA
- a CDS encoding threonine--tRNA ligase — MADQKITLTLPDGTQREYSSGTTGLEVAQSIAAGLARAALSITVNGDIIDLDRPITKDAEIAINTWDSEDGKYTFWHSSAHLLAEAIQELYPNAKFGIGPPIESGFYYDIDFGDNQIGQEDLSKIEDKFIEMARKKSEFKRKDISKQEALEFYKDKGNEYKVDLIEDLEDGTITFYTQGDFTDLCRGPHVPNTGDVKAVKLTSLAGAYWRGNNDSKQLTRIYGISFPKQKMLEEHLHRIEEAKKRDHRKLGKELGIYMIDSMVGSGLPMWLPNGTVLRRTLEAFLRDKQKKRGYKEVITPHIANIELYKTSGHYPYYKDSQFNPMEVDNEEYMLKPMNCPHHHRIYSNDLRSYRDLPLRLAEFGSVYRYEQSGELSGLSRVRGFTQDDAHIYCTHDQLKQEIKNTIELTQLVFSTFGMPVDIRLSYRDDNEKKYGGDTEYWDRAQKEIREVADEMDLDYTVAPGEASFYGPKIDFIIRDAIGRKWQLGTVQVDYVMPERFDLTYVGSDNEKHRPVIIHRAPFGSMERFTSILIEHFAGDFPLWLSPEQVRILPISDEQNAYAEYCYEKLQELGVRVELDSRSEQIGGKIRDAETSKIPYMLIVGSKEVENETVSVRRHKKGDIGTFSFSDFLTDINEEIQTKALPKD; from the coding sequence ATGGCAGACCAAAAAATTACGCTTACATTACCCGACGGAACTCAACGCGAATACTCATCAGGAACAACCGGTTTAGAAGTAGCCCAATCTATTGCAGCCGGCTTAGCCCGTGCAGCTCTTAGTATTACAGTGAACGGCGACATCATTGATCTGGATCGTCCTATTACTAAAGATGCTGAAATTGCTATAAATACATGGGACAGTGAGGACGGTAAATATACCTTCTGGCACTCATCTGCTCACCTGCTTGCTGAAGCTATTCAGGAACTATACCCGAATGCAAAGTTTGGAATCGGCCCTCCTATTGAAAGCGGATTCTATTACGACATTGATTTCGGTGACAATCAAATAGGCCAGGAAGACCTATCCAAGATTGAAGATAAGTTCATCGAAATGGCGCGCAAGAAGTCTGAATTCAAGCGCAAAGATATTTCAAAACAAGAAGCCCTCGAATTCTACAAGGATAAGGGCAACGAGTATAAAGTTGATCTGATTGAGGATCTGGAAGACGGTACGATCACATTCTACACGCAGGGTGATTTTACCGATTTATGCCGCGGCCCTCACGTTCCTAATACCGGTGATGTAAAAGCAGTTAAACTTACCAGTCTTGCCGGAGCTTACTGGCGCGGAAATAACGATAGCAAGCAATTGACCCGTATCTATGGCATCAGCTTTCCAAAGCAGAAAATGCTGGAAGAGCATCTCCATCGTATTGAAGAAGCCAAGAAACGGGATCACCGTAAGCTGGGTAAAGAATTGGGTATTTATATGATAGACAGCATGGTAGGCAGTGGCTTACCAATGTGGTTACCCAATGGAACAGTGCTCCGCCGAACGCTTGAAGCTTTCTTGCGGGACAAACAGAAAAAACGCGGCTATAAAGAAGTTATCACTCCACATATTGCTAATATCGAGCTGTATAAAACTTCCGGACACTATCCCTACTACAAAGACTCTCAGTTCAACCCCATGGAAGTGGATAATGAAGAGTACATGCTTAAGCCGATGAATTGCCCTCATCATCATAGAATTTATTCGAACGATCTACGAAGTTACCGAGATCTTCCTCTCAGACTTGCTGAGTTTGGATCTGTTTATCGTTATGAGCAATCCGGTGAGTTAAGCGGACTTTCTCGTGTGAGAGGTTTTACCCAGGATGACGCACACATTTACTGTACTCACGATCAGCTTAAGCAAGAAATCAAGAATACCATTGAGCTGACCCAGCTGGTTTTCAGTACTTTTGGGATGCCTGTTGATATCCGCCTCTCCTACCGTGATGACAATGAGAAGAAATATGGAGGCGACACCGAATACTGGGATCGCGCTCAAAAAGAGATACGGGAAGTAGCCGATGAGATGGATCTCGATTATACAGTAGCTCCCGGCGAAGCGAGTTTCTACGGACCTAAAATTGATTTTATTATTCGGGATGCCATCGGGCGAAAATGGCAGCTTGGAACCGTTCAGGTTGATTATGTGATGCCTGAACGCTTTGACCTTACTTATGTAGGCTCCGATAATGAGAAACATCGCCCGGTAATTATTCACAGAGCACCTTTTGGCTCGATGGAAAGATTTACCAGTATTTTGATTGAACACTTTGCCGGAGACTTCCCATTATGGCTGTCTCCAGAGCAGGTTCGTATCCTTCCTATTTCGGATGAACAAAATGCATATGCAGAATATTGTTATGAGAAATTGCAGGAACTTGGAGTTCGAGTAGAGCTTGATTCCCGCAGTGAGCAGATCGGAGGAAAAATCCGAGATGCTGAAACGAGTAAGATCCCATATATGTTAATAGTGGGTAGTAAAGAAGTCGAAAACGAAACAGTTTCGGTTCGTCGCCATAAAAAAGGTGATATTGGAACTTTCAGTTTTTCTGATTTTCTTACGGACATAAACGAAGAGATTCAAACTAAAGCTTTACCTAAAGACTAA
- a CDS encoding TIGR00282 family metallophosphoesterase encodes MADTISIFFVGDIVGDPGIEMTNTFLPSLIKKYDADFVVANAENSHEGFGTNRKIIKNLLNLGVNVVTGGDHSFDKWKVFDYMREHDHILRPLNYPKGNAGLGFSIHEVPNKNVKVGVLNLQGRTFMKSIDDPFSAAEWALEKIREETNIIFVDFHAEATAEKVSMGWHIDGKASVMVGTHTHIQTNDARILPQGLGYLTDAGMTGSFNSVIGMDKKVAIKRFMTGVHQKYQSAKGDNQLCGAFAKVDTETGKCVHIEPVTYPGLKNTAE; translated from the coding sequence TTGGCTGATACAATCAGCATTTTTTTTGTAGGCGATATTGTTGGCGACCCAGGTATTGAAATGACCAATACTTTCCTCCCCAGTCTTATCAAGAAATACGACGCGGACTTTGTGGTAGCTAACGCTGAAAATTCTCACGAAGGATTTGGCACGAATCGCAAGATCATCAAAAACCTGCTAAACTTAGGGGTCAATGTTGTGACCGGCGGAGATCACTCCTTCGATAAATGGAAGGTATTTGATTACATGCGAGAGCATGACCACATCCTCCGCCCTCTTAATTACCCAAAAGGTAATGCGGGACTGGGCTTCAGTATTCACGAAGTTCCTAATAAAAACGTTAAAGTTGGCGTACTGAATTTACAGGGCCGGACTTTCATGAAATCCATTGATGATCCTTTTTCAGCCGCCGAGTGGGCTTTGGAGAAAATCAGAGAGGAAACCAATATCATATTTGTCGACTTCCATGCAGAAGCTACAGCTGAAAAGGTTTCCATGGGGTGGCATATTGATGGCAAGGCTTCTGTTATGGTTGGTACACACACTCACATTCAAACCAATGACGCCCGAATTTTACCGCAAGGGCTTGGCTATCTTACCGATGCCGGTATGACCGGTTCCTTTAACAGTGTAATTGGAATGGATAAAAAAGTAGCCATCAAAAGGTTTATGACCGGGGTTCACCAGAAATATCAGTCTGCAAAAGGCGATAACCAGCTTTGTGGTGCTTTTGCAAAAGTAGATACGGAAACAGGAAAGTGTGTTCATATTGAGCCCGTTACGTATCCAGGTCTTAAAAATACCGCTGAGTAA
- a CDS encoding 50S ribosomal protein L20: MPRSLNLVASRRRRKKIINQAKGYWGKRKNVYTISKNAVEKGLLYQYRDRKNRKRNFRRLWITRINAAARLNGTTYSKFIHGMKTKNMEINRKVLADLAVHDADTFAAIVKEATA, encoded by the coding sequence ATGCCACGATCATTAAATTTGGTGGCTTCCCGTCGCCGTCGCAAGAAGATTATAAATCAAGCGAAAGGCTATTGGGGCAAGCGTAAGAACGTTTATACGATTTCTAAAAACGCGGTCGAGAAAGGTCTTTTGTACCAATATCGAGATCGCAAGAATCGTAAACGTAATTTCCGTCGATTATGGATCACCCGCATCAATGCGGCAGCAAGATTAAACGGTACTACCTATTCTAAATTCATCCACGGGATGAAGACCAAGAATATGGAGATTAACCGTAAGGTTCTTGCAGATCTTGCCGTCCACGATGCAGATACGTTTGCTGCTATTGTTAAGGAAGCCACTGCTTAA
- a CDS encoding translation initiation factor IF-3 — MARRNYQRRPQNDDRPRINEEINAAKVRVIKPDDEHEITTSERALQIAASYELDLVEVAPKAKPPVCKVIDYGKFMYEKKKKEKEAKKKQHTISVKELRFRPNTDDHDLEFKTRHAREFLEGGDKVKATVQFRGRDMLYTEKGELLLLQLAKDLSDVGKIESTPNMEGRRMIMMLAPSKS; from the coding sequence ATCGCAAGAAGAAACTATCAGAGACGACCACAAAATGATGATCGTCCTCGAATTAATGAAGAAATAAATGCGGCAAAAGTTCGCGTTATCAAACCAGATGATGAACATGAGATCACTACATCTGAACGTGCTCTTCAAATCGCTGCATCCTATGAACTCGATCTCGTAGAAGTTGCACCTAAAGCCAAGCCCCCGGTATGTAAGGTGATTGACTACGGCAAGTTCATGTACGAAAAAAAGAAGAAAGAGAAAGAAGCGAAGAAGAAGCAGCATACCATTTCTGTAAAAGAGCTGCGCTTTCGCCCGAACACAGACGATCACGATCTTGAATTCAAAACTCGCCATGCCAGAGAATTTCTTGAAGGTGGCGACAAAGTAAAAGCAACTGTGCAATTCCGTGGAAGAGATATGCTCTACACTGAAAAAGGGGAATTACTCCTTCTGCAGCTTGCTAAAGACTTATCTGATGTTGGTAAGATTGAATCTACTCCCAACATGGAAGGTCGCAGAATGATTATGATGTTAGCTCCTTCAAAAAGTTAA
- a CDS encoding glycoside hydrolase yields MKLQTFNPFKKANMKLLVVSAAYFLLMMSCSDKNPSGADRAEEVPTAHEMVIEMGLGFNLGNTYDNGYNSTDFESTAPIIAKYDNAGMQHVRIPTTWLEGFGGNTLADENGNVDFDNPRFLELKKTIDFALDRGLYVVLNAHHERGFKEHYDGSAEYNDKFTNLWTDIAEYFKDYDHHLIFELLNEPEGAFGGGGSVNQDSEIALQRTRQIMNVGVTAIRATGGNNGNRLVMIATNGLGNQSQLEDVYPNIDALPGQGSDKYLSIQVHSYDPWEFCGQNGSNSAYPGDEATANIIKRVAAHGRELNVPINLGEFGVGRDGDQQSRDTDLVRGYYQTMVQVAKDEGMSTSVWDDQGWFGLITGSPSNGYSFVYDIVPTMLSEN; encoded by the coding sequence ATGAAGCTTCAAACATTCAACCCTTTCAAAAAAGCGAATATGAAATTACTGGTTGTTAGCGCTGCCTATTTTTTACTGATGATGTCGTGCAGCGATAAGAATCCTTCGGGAGCTGATAGGGCGGAAGAAGTTCCCACAGCACACGAAATGGTTATCGAGATGGGACTGGGATTCAATCTGGGTAATACCTACGACAATGGGTATAACTCCACGGATTTCGAAAGTACCGCTCCTATTATCGCAAAATATGATAATGCCGGAATGCAGCATGTTCGGATACCTACAACCTGGCTGGAAGGATTTGGTGGGAATACATTGGCCGATGAAAATGGAAACGTAGATTTTGATAATCCCCGCTTTCTGGAACTAAAGAAAACGATCGATTTTGCTTTAGATAGAGGCCTGTACGTGGTGTTAAACGCTCATCATGAAAGAGGCTTTAAAGAACATTATGACGGGAGCGCTGAGTATAATGACAAGTTCACGAATCTATGGACCGATATCGCCGAGTACTTCAAAGATTACGATCATCATTTGATTTTTGAATTATTAAACGAGCCTGAAGGAGCTTTTGGGGGAGGGGGATCTGTAAATCAAGACAGTGAAATAGCCCTTCAAAGAACCAGGCAGATCATGAATGTAGGAGTTACTGCAATTCGGGCAACAGGTGGCAATAATGGGAATAGATTGGTTATGATTGCAACCAATGGATTAGGGAATCAGAGCCAGCTTGAAGACGTATATCCAAATATAGATGCACTACCCGGACAGGGTTCTGATAAGTACCTCTCTATACAGGTGCACAGTTATGATCCATGGGAGTTTTGCGGACAAAATGGGAGTAACAGTGCTTATCCCGGAGATGAGGCAACAGCTAATATTATAAAAAGGGTTGCAGCTCATGGCCGGGAACTTAACGTGCCTATCAACTTAGGGGAGTTCGGTGTCGGAAGAGATGGTGACCAACAGTCCCGAGATACGGACCTTGTTCGCGGATATTATCAAACGATGGTACAAGTAGCCAAAGACGAAGGGATGTCCACATCAGTTTGGGACGATCAGGGTTGGTTTGGATTGATAACAGGCAGCCCTAGCAATGGCTATAGCTTTGTTTACGATATTGTACCTACGATGCTTTCTGAAAACTAA
- a CDS encoding cell division protein ZapA — protein MKSIKVSILGKQYPLKVEDHEEESMVRICKFVDERFKTYRQQLVKQPESTVMVLAALSIAEELFEVRNANSELENSEEVLMERVNHSLERLLTEIKE, from the coding sequence ATGAAATCGATTAAAGTTAGTATTCTCGGAAAGCAGTATCCCCTTAAGGTTGAGGATCATGAAGAAGAATCCATGGTTAGGATTTGTAAGTTTGTGGATGAACGCTTTAAAACCTACCGGCAGCAGCTTGTTAAGCAACCTGAATCCACTGTCATGGTATTGGCAGCCTTGAGTATTGCTGAAGAATTATTTGAAGTACGCAATGCCAATAGCGAGCTCGAAAACAGTGAAGAAGTTTTGATGGAGCGCGTGAATCATAGTTTAGAACGTTTACTTACTGAAATTAAAGAATAG
- a CDS encoding phenylalanine--tRNA ligase subunit alpha, whose protein sequence is MLDDIKALQEEIQNFSIADDDQLENFRLEFLSRNGRVQSMFKKMGSVPKEDRAAVGKAMNQVKVLAESKFEDAKAALEQNESKDLSAKDDITLTPPSWPLGSLHPLTQTLEEMKSIFYRLGFTIADGPEIEDDFHNFTALNFPPNHPARDEQDTFFIKKSNDPDVQDLVLRTHTSPVQIRLMENTEPPIRAIMPGRVYRNEAVSPKSYFLFHQVEALYIDENVSVADLKETLITFAKLMFGTDVKYRLRPGFFPFTEPSLEMDIWWGTEQDGKWLEILGSGMVDPNVLQHAGVDPEKYTGFAWGMGVERIAILRHGIDDIRTFYENDIRFLEQFN, encoded by the coding sequence ATGCTTGATGACATAAAAGCATTACAAGAAGAAATACAGAATTTTTCTATTGCTGATGATGATCAGCTTGAGAATTTCCGGCTCGAATTCCTTTCGCGAAATGGACGAGTACAGTCCATGTTTAAAAAAATGGGAAGTGTTCCTAAAGAGGATCGCGCTGCTGTAGGAAAGGCCATGAATCAGGTTAAAGTTTTGGCTGAATCCAAGTTTGAAGACGCAAAAGCCGCGCTGGAACAAAACGAAAGCAAAGACCTCAGTGCTAAAGATGATATTACACTCACTCCTCCCTCTTGGCCATTAGGTTCACTTCATCCTTTGACACAGACTTTGGAAGAAATGAAGTCCATTTTTTATCGGCTTGGGTTTACTATTGCGGATGGACCAGAAATTGAAGACGATTTTCACAACTTTACCGCACTTAACTTTCCTCCTAATCACCCCGCTCGGGATGAACAGGATACTTTTTTTATAAAGAAAAGTAACGATCCTGATGTTCAGGACTTAGTACTGAGAACGCACACTTCTCCTGTACAGATTCGACTTATGGAAAATACCGAGCCTCCAATCCGCGCCATTATGCCCGGACGAGTTTATAGAAATGAGGCTGTGTCTCCAAAATCCTACTTCTTATTCCATCAGGTAGAAGCACTATATATTGATGAGAATGTTAGTGTTGCTGACCTCAAAGAAACACTCATCACCTTTGCGAAGCTGATGTTTGGTACCGACGTAAAGTACCGCTTACGACCCGGCTTTTTCCCATTCACTGAACCCAGTTTAGAAATGGATATTTGGTGGGGAACTGAGCAAGATGGAAAATGGCTGGAAATTTTAGGTTCCGGTATGGTAGACCCTAATGTTTTACAACACGCAGGTGTTGATCCTGAAAAATATACCGGGTTTGCCTGGGGAATGGGCGTAGAACGCATCGCCATCCTCCGTCATGGTATAGATGACATCCGCACCTTTTATGAAAACGATATTCGCTTCCTCGAACAGTTTAACTAA
- a CDS encoding 50S ribosomal protein L35, which produces MPKMKSNSGAKKRFKVTGSGKIKRKKAYKRHILTKKSSKTKRQLGKDTLVDKADEKSIKRQLPYQS; this is translated from the coding sequence ATGCCAAAAATGAAAAGTAACAGTGGTGCTAAAAAGCGATTTAAGGTTACCGGTTCCGGTAAAATTAAGCGTAAAAAAGCTTATAAGCGTCACATTTTGACCAAGAAAAGTAGTAAAACTAAGAGACAGTTAGGCAAAGACACATTGGTTGACAAAGCCGATGAAAAGTCTATCAAACGCCAGCTGCCTTATCAATCATAA
- a CDS encoding lipoprotein-releasing system ATP-binding protein LolD: MEEKKTVLEARDLHKSFAGGPERGELKVLQGMNLSIAEGSITSIIGSSGSGKSTLLHILGGLDRADSGDVLWDSNNISSYKADDLADYRNKYIGFVFQFHHLLPEFTALENVAMPALIGGTSSDQAYSRAEELLGLFGVEERKSHRPTQLSGGEQQRVSMARALMNNPRIILADEPTGNLDQTNTNIILDLLFELREAMGVSVLLITHEKEIAGRSDTILELKNGILETL; encoded by the coding sequence ATGGAAGAAAAGAAAACGGTTCTCGAAGCTAGAGATTTGCACAAAAGCTTTGCCGGTGGCCCAGAAAGAGGTGAACTCAAAGTACTTCAGGGGATGAACCTAAGTATCGCTGAAGGAAGCATCACTTCTATTATTGGTTCGAGCGGAAGTGGTAAAAGTACGCTCTTGCATATTTTAGGCGGTCTGGATCGTGCTGACTCCGGAGATGTTTTATGGGATTCAAACAACATCTCGTCCTATAAAGCGGATGATCTTGCTGACTACCGAAATAAGTATATCGGCTTCGTATTTCAATTTCATCACTTACTGCCAGAATTTACGGCTCTCGAAAACGTAGCCATGCCCGCTCTAATTGGTGGAACTTCCTCCGATCAGGCATACAGCAGAGCTGAAGAATTATTGGGACTTTTTGGAGTGGAAGAAAGAAAAAGTCACCGCCCCACTCAGCTATCCGGTGGCGAACAACAGCGAGTTTCCATGGCCAGAGCGCTGATGAATAACCCAAGGATTATACTTGCAGACGAACCGACAGGTAATCTTGACCAAACAAATACAAATATTATACTGGACTTACTTTTTGAACTTCGGGAAGCAATGGGTGTTTCTGTGCTTTTGATTACACATGAAAAAGAAATTGCCGGTCGCTCCGACACTATTCTCGAACTGAAAAATGGAATTTTAGAAACACTTTAA